The sequence CGTCGTGGCGATGGAAAACGCTGGCAAAGCTCTCGACCGACTGGACGCGATCTTTGGCGTCTACTCATCGAATCTGAACGTCGGCCCAATCCCGGACATCGAACGCGTCGTCGCTCCCAAGCTGGCCGCCCACTCGGACAGCATCTATCAAAACGAGAAACTCTTTAAACGCCTCGAAACGATCTACCAAAACGAGCTCGATTCACTCAACCATGCTCAGAAGCGGTTAATTGACGACCTTTACAAAACGTTTGTCCGGCGCGGCGCGAAGCTGGATTCGAGCGACAAAGCCAAGCTGTCGCAGATGAACGCCCAACTGGCGCGTCTCTTTACGGACTTCAGCCAGAATGTGCTGGATGACGAAAAGGAATACGTTACCTGGATCGAAGACGAATCGCGTCTTGACGGTCTGCCAAGCAGCAGCATCGCGGCAATGAAACGCGCTGCCGAAGAACGTGGTGAACCGACAAAGTGGGCGGTTACCAACACGCGTTCCTCAATGGACCCGTTCTTGACCTATGCCAAGGATCGGGCGCTGCGTGAAAAGGTTTGGCGAACCTATTACAACCGCTGCGATAACGGCGATGACAATGACAACAACGAACTGATCACCGAAATCCTTTCGCTTCGCTTGCAACGTGCCAACCTACTCGGTTACCCAACACACGCCCATTGGCGACTCGAAGGCACCATGGCCAAAACGCCAGAAGCGACCGAAGCTCTGATGGACCAAGTCTGGAAGAAAGCGGTTCAACGGGTGCATGAAGAAGTCGCCGATATGCAAAAGATCGCCGACAAAGAAACAGGTGACCGAGGCGCGAAGATCACGATCGAACCGTGGGACTATCGCTTCTATTCCGAAAAAGTCCGGAAAGCGAAATACGACCTGGACCTAAGCGAAGTCAAACCCTACCTGCAATTGGACAAGCTTCGTGAAGGAATGTTCTGGGTCGCTGGTGAGTTGTTTGGGTTTCAGTTCAAGCAAGTCAACGACGTCCCTGTTTTCCATCCTGACGTGAAGGTCTGGGAAGTCACCAATGAAGCCGGTAAGCACGTCGGCCTCTGGTACTTCGATCCTTTCGCACGCGAAGGCAAACGGAGTGGTGCATGGATGACCGCCTATCGAGTTCAGCAGAACATCGATAAGCCGATCACACCAATCGTCTCCAACAACAGTAACTTTATCAAAGGCGGTGAAGGCGAAGCGGTTTTGATTTCCTGGGACGACGCTGTCACGCTTTTCCATGAATTCGGACACGCGCTACACGGCCTCAGCTCGAACGTGCAGTACCCGTCGCAAGCGGGTACCTCAGTCGCTCGTGACTACGTGGAATTTCCATCGCAGATCCTTGAACATTGGTTGGAAACTCCAGAGATCCTGCAACGCTTCTGCCTGCACTACGAAACCGGCGAGCCTTTGCCGCAGTCGCTGATCGACAAAATCGACAAAGCGTCCACGTTCAATCAAGGCTTCGCGACTGTCGAATACTTGGCCAGCGCGATCGTGGATATGAAATTGCATACCACCGATCAGAAACAAATCGATCCGGACAAGTTCGAACAAGAAACGCTAGCCGCGATCGGCATGCCGAGTGAATTGCCAATGCGTCACCGCACACCGCACTTCATGCATATCTTTAGCAGCGACAGCTACTCAGCTGGCTACTACAGCTATCTGTGGGCAGACGCATTGACGGCAGATGCGGGAGAAATGTTCGAAGAGGCGGGCTCTTATTACGATCCGGAAGTCGCAACACGTCTGCGAGACTACGTGTTCTCAGTCGGTGATACGATCGATGCTGCCGAAGGATTTCGCAAATTCCGTGGCCGTGATGTTGACACATCAGCCTTAATGCGAAAACGCGGCTTCAGCAACTGATCGCTCTGCCGCTGTTCACTCTCCCGCATCCAGTTGATGATGCAGGGCCACGCCTGATTGCAGGCCCTGATTGGGTATCAGATTTGCCGTTGCAAGTTTCACCTTGCAACGGCGCACGACACCATTGATCAGCGCAGACTTCGCAAATATGCGACCAAGTCGCGAACTTCGTCGGCAGACAATACCGCTGTCATGTCCGGCATCAGCGACACCTTCTTTTCAGCAACTTGCTCGATCTCTTCCTGAGGCAGCTTTAGTTCTTTCCCGTTTGCGTCGAGCAGCACCAGGAAGTCGTCGTCTTCACTCTTCAGCACGCCTTGGACGACATTCCCATCAGCAAGTAGCACCGTTTGCACGTTGTACTTCGCCTCAATGTCGGCACTGGGATAAACCACCGCACGTAGCAGGTAGTCAGCATCACGCTTTTTGGCGATCTTGCTTAGCTCCGGACCGATATTGCTGCCACTCTTGCCGATGCGGTGGCAACGACTGCACTGAGCACGTAGATCCGTTCGAAAGATTCGCTCGCCGGTCGCAACATCACCACCATCGCGAGCAAGTGCAAATTGCCGGTGCTTGGTCGTTTGTAGTGAAGCAAGCGATTCAATCTTGTTGACTTGATCCAACAGACTGGCGAGATGCGCCGACATCGAACTGCGTCGCATCAATGCGTTGTAAACATCCAAGGACAACCCGGTTTCCAATTCACCATCACGCAAACGATTTCCTAGTTTGGATAAAACTTGGTCAGCGTCATCGGTCCCCAGCGACGCAATCTCCTCGATGGCAATCTGCTGAACCGACCGCTTGCCATCTTGCAGTCGTTCCTGCAGAAGGGGCAGAGCTTTTTGTGGGGCGGCCTTTGCATATAAACGTAGAGCCAATCCGGCGATCGACGCTTCCCGATCGACAGACAATGCGGCCAACAGACGCGTTTTCTCGTCCGAATCCAAACGCACAGAATCAGCGTTTCCGATCATCTGGACAGCTTCCAACCGAAGGCCGGTTGGACTGGCGGAATCGTTGGCCAACGCTTCCATTGCACCGGCGGATAGCGTGACGTTCATTTCGCCCGCTGCCTTTGCCGCTGCGACGCGAACCGTTGCTGGTGCATCTTGAATCAGTTTCACCAGCACGTCGCCAAGCTCGGTCCGCTCGATCGGTTCTCGTTCGGCAACCTGGCGATGCCGACCATCGACTCGATCCAAAACCGGAGGCGACATCCAGGCTGCGATGGCGTCGCAAGCTTCGGCACGCATGGATTCAGGCTGATCTTCGTTTGCAGCAAACTTTAGCAGTCGAGACGCATGGACCGTGGATCCCAATCGCAAATTCGCGTTGATCGCACGCCGGATCAATGCCTCGGAATGCATACTCGGGTGATCCAAAACCGCCGCCAGATCAACCAGCGCATCACCAATCGAAAAGTCATCGTGAATAGCTCGAGCAGCTTCTGTCGCCACCAATTCCCTCGGGTCATCTAGATAGGCTTTGACCAACGGCGATTGCTGCCGTCGAAGCGCAACGACCGCACATAACCTTGCTAACTCCGAGCGTCCTTTCGGCTTCGAGACTAGTTCATCGGAAGTTGCACAAGTGGTCAGCGCAGTCGCAATTGCATGCCGCAGATAGTGCTGATCCATCGTCGTTTGATCGGCCTGATCCAACAACGGCTCCAATGCATCTTTCGTCGGACAACGCCCCAAGGCCAGCGCCGCACTGATGCGGACATGCAAGTCAGGGTCGGATAATAGCGAAACAAAATCTTGCGGCGAACGATGGTTTGATTCCCCAAGGACTTTGGTTGCCACTAGGCGAATCTTGTCACTCGGATCCTTTAGCAATGATCGCAAGGCGTCGAAGGATAGGTTTGCGGACGCAGACTTGTGCGGTCGCAGCAGTTGCCCAACGCCCCAGATCGCATGAACGCGGGCGAGCAGGTTTGCAGATTGATGTTCGGCAATTTTTAGCAAAGGCTGCGCGTCACCTCGGTTGACGAGTGCGAATTGGGCTCGCAGTCGGACGCGTTGATCGACATGGGAAAGAAGCGACACAAGCTGATCGGATGAAACGGTTTCTAGGTCTTGATTCAACCATTTCATGACCGACGCACGATCTGACTTTTCCTGTTCGGTCAAGCTTTCAGGTGCGACATCGATACGTTGGACGCTGCCGGTTTGTGTCAGCGGATAACCGCCGCCCCAATCGGCACCGTATAGACCTCCGTCGGGCCCAAACGCGATTCCGACAATCGCAACGCCTTCACCGATTTTGTGATCGTCGACCATTCGGAACGAATCACCATCGGGTTCCGTGCGGAACGCATATTGGCCCCCGTTGGGTGCACCGGTCATAAAGAAATAGTCTTTATAGGCATGCGAAAGAGCAGCCCCCGGATTGAATTTGAAACCGGCGGGGCCATCAATGAAGTAGCTAATCGGAGGCACGATATAGGCTGGGTGTTCCGGCCCGGCAGTCTCCCACAGTTTTTCATCCGTCCATGGGTTGTACGCGCCCGATCGATACTGGTAGTTGCATCGCCAACCGGCATCCATCTGATCGACAATCCAGACAAAGCGTTCGCGTTCACCTGGCTGATCGGAATCATTGTCGACACCAAAGATGTTGCCAAACGAATCGAAAGCGAACTCTTGAACGTTTCGAAGTCCGTGGGCGAAAACTTCGAAGTCTGATCCGTCAAGGTTGCACCGCAGCACACCACCTTGGTTTGGGTAGAGGAACTTCTCTCCGTCTGCCGTCGTAACGGAGATGCCTTTGTCACCAATCGACCAATACAGTTTCCCATCCGGTCCGATCATCAAACCATGCATATCATGGCCAGCATATGCAATATGGAGCCCGAATCCTGTCGCGACGATGGAGCGTTGATCGGCAACATGATCCCCCGTTGTATCTTCTAAACGCCAAACGTCCGGTGCGATGGTTGCATAGACCTTGCCGTCATGGTGCAGCACGCCGGCCGCAATGCCAGTGACTTCGGTCTGAAAGCCTTCGGCGAAAACATTGGTTCGATCCGCTTTGCCATCACCATCGGTGTCCGCCAAACGATGGATTTTCTCGCTGATCACTGTCAGGTCGCGCCAGTCGTGTTGCCCATCTTGATTAACATCTTCCACATGACGAGCCGCTTCGGCTTGATCACCGCCAATCGCAAGCTGCGTGCGATAGAACGCCAACTTCTGTGCAACGGACGAGAAGCCAACATCGTAGGGGATCCAATCGCTATTGGCCCGAATGTCGAGATCCTGAATCTTCCGCCGCTGCGTTTGCGTGACGTAAACCGTACCGTCGTTGGCGACACTCAGAGCGACGGGATCGGGAACGTTGACCTTTCCACTCCACGTCTGATATTTCAACTCCGGGTGCGTCGGTTTGACAGTTTCCTGTCCCGCTGAATCAGCCGCCCCGATCCACAGAGCTGTGATCACACCGGCGCAGCCGACACCGAATCGCAATCCTCGAAAGCGGCGAGTGCCGAGCTTCCAAATCGATTGACAGAGCTGCCCTCGTCGCGATTCGGCCGTGGTGGTAGGAGATGACGACAGGTGGATTGATCGATCGGGCGACGAATCAGGCGGGATATGCATCAAACTAGTGAACAGGCAAATGGTTAAGTGGGCGTTCAAAGCGACACCGCATTGTAATCATCAGTGGGCTAGCAAGTGACGAACGGTGCGTAGCGGCGAGATGTCCGCAAATGTTATTTTTCCGAACCTCGGTCGCCTTGGCTCGAACTTATAACTTCAGAGACTTTCTTTTCGGATCGCAACATCCGATGACGAGCTTGATTCATCATTGATGCTGGTTATCGCGATAGCTGGTCGCTATTTGACCATTCCTTTCTTGGCTTAGTAACGCCAAATGGATTGTCTTCAAGGCTTCGCGATTGAAGAATACGACCAACGCGTATTCACTTCACTGACTGTGTTTTAAGTGTTGCAAGTTTGCTCAAAGTCACCTTGCAATCCGGTGATGCTTGGGCACCTCGCTACAGACAGAGGTCCACTGTCGAGTCATCCAATTGCATTTTTCAGGGTAGCGCATGGCCTACAAACTTACTCGGTAGGCTTTACACTTGGTGTGTACCCGAAAACGCGTCTGGCTTTTTGGAGGCAAGCCGAATCCGTTTCTGTGCCGGAGAAAATCAGGCACTTTTCTGTAGGCTCCAAGTTCGTTAGCTCGAACGCTCAGCTCCTATCCTCTGCGACGTCGACGTCCGACTGACCGCTATGCCACCAAGTGACTCACAGCAGCCATCCGAAACCCCAGACGATCGCATTCGTGAAAATGAATCGCGGACGACGATTTCACATCATTCGGAACGGACGGGGCCGGAGAATCGGGAACAGTCATTGTCTTTCCCGGCGGAAGATCCTGGCAGCACTAATGTACTGAATCTTTCATCAGTGCAGGATGATGCTCCGCTGTCAGTCGGCCAAGTGGTGCTAGACAGATACGTCATCAAGGAGCGACTGGGGCGTGGAGGATTTGGAACCGTCTTTTCGGCACATGATCGAAATTTGAATCGTATGGTTGCGATCAAGCAAGCTCGATCGCTGCGAAGCTTTGTCCGTGGCCAGGTCCGCGAAGAGGCCAGAAAAATTGCTTCGCTCAATCATCCCAACATCGTCCAAATTTACGATTTGGTTGAACAAGGTGACAACGCATGCTTGATCGTCATGGAATACCTGGAGGGAACGTCACTCTCACGGTACTTGAAAAACAATTCGATCACGATCGCACAAGCGGTTCACTTGGGGATTGGGATTTGTGATGCACTGATCCATGCCCATACCAAACAGTTGGTTCACAGTGATCTTAAACCCGCGAACCTTCACCTCTGTCCCGGCGACCAAATCAAACTGCTGGACTTCGGTTTGGCTGTCGCGCACTTTCCGAACCAGGGAACACGAATCGGTGGCACCCCGGGATACATGTCCCCTGAACAGATCCGCGGCGAATCCCACCTGATCGACGGCAGAACGGATATCTGGGCGTTTGGGGTCGTCCTCTATCAATTGTTAACTGGGGCACGACCGTTCTCTTCCAACGATGACGCGACGACCAATGCACGTACCCTGTTCAAGCTTGCACCACCGCCACAACAACTGAACCCGGATATCGATAATGAACTGCAACGGATCGTCCTGAAGTGTTTGGAGCCATTGATCACCTCCAGATACCTTTCCGCCGTTCAAGTTCGCGAAGACTTACTTCACTGGTCCGAGAAAGCTGATCCACAGTTTCCAGCTTCAACGGAAGCACCTGTGGAAATACCAATGCCCGTCGCTTCGGTCCCAAGTTCGGTGAGACTTAGCCGACGAGGCCTCCAACCTTTTTCGGAATCCGATGCACAAATCTATCTCAGCCTGATTCCCGGACCGCGTGATCGAAACAACGTTCCTGATTCCATTCGATTTTGGAACCGTTGGATCATGAGCAATGATCC comes from Stieleria sp. JC731 and encodes:
- a CDS encoding M3 family metallopeptidase, translated to MTDSVLLQPWTGPYGGVPPWDRVRPEEFTAAFDAAIKAAQNDIETIANQAAAPTFENTVVAMENAGKALDRLDAIFGVYSSNLNVGPIPDIERVVAPKLAAHSDSIYQNEKLFKRLETIYQNELDSLNHAQKRLIDDLYKTFVRRGAKLDSSDKAKLSQMNAQLARLFTDFSQNVLDDEKEYVTWIEDESRLDGLPSSSIAAMKRAAEERGEPTKWAVTNTRSSMDPFLTYAKDRALREKVWRTYYNRCDNGDDNDNNELITEILSLRLQRANLLGYPTHAHWRLEGTMAKTPEATEALMDQVWKKAVQRVHEEVADMQKIADKETGDRGAKITIEPWDYRFYSEKVRKAKYDLDLSEVKPYLQLDKLREGMFWVAGELFGFQFKQVNDVPVFHPDVKVWEVTNEAGKHVGLWYFDPFAREGKRSGAWMTAYRVQQNIDKPITPIVSNNSNFIKGGEGEAVLISWDDAVTLFHEFGHALHGLSSNVQYPSQAGTSVARDYVEFPSQILEHWLETPEILQRFCLHYETGEPLPQSLIDKIDKASTFNQGFATVEYLASAIVDMKLHTTDQKQIDPDKFEQETLAAIGMPSELPMRHRTPHFMHIFSSDSYSAGYYSYLWADALTADAGEMFEEAGSYYDPEVATRLRDYVFSVGDTIDAAEGFRKFRGRDVDTSALMRKRGFSN
- a CDS encoding HEAT repeat domain-containing protein, with amino-acid sequence MHIPPDSSPDRSIHLSSSPTTTAESRRGQLCQSIWKLGTRRFRGLRFGVGCAGVITALWIGAADSAGQETVKPTHPELKYQTWSGKVNVPDPVALSVANDGTVYVTQTQRRKIQDLDIRANSDWIPYDVGFSSVAQKLAFYRTQLAIGGDQAEAARHVEDVNQDGQHDWRDLTVISEKIHRLADTDGDGKADRTNVFAEGFQTEVTGIAAGVLHHDGKVYATIAPDVWRLEDTTGDHVADQRSIVATGFGLHIAYAGHDMHGLMIGPDGKLYWSIGDKGISVTTADGEKFLYPNQGGVLRCNLDGSDFEVFAHGLRNVQEFAFDSFGNIFGVDNDSDQPGERERFVWIVDQMDAGWRCNYQYRSGAYNPWTDEKLWETAGPEHPAYIVPPISYFIDGPAGFKFNPGAALSHAYKDYFFMTGAPNGGQYAFRTEPDGDSFRMVDDHKIGEGVAIVGIAFGPDGGLYGADWGGGYPLTQTGSVQRIDVAPESLTEQEKSDRASVMKWLNQDLETVSSDQLVSLLSHVDQRVRLRAQFALVNRGDAQPLLKIAEHQSANLLARVHAIWGVGQLLRPHKSASANLSFDALRSLLKDPSDKIRLVATKVLGESNHRSPQDFVSLLSDPDLHVRISAALALGRCPTKDALEPLLDQADQTTMDQHYLRHAIATALTTCATSDELVSKPKGRSELARLCAVVALRRQQSPLVKAYLDDPRELVATEAARAIHDDFSIGDALVDLAAVLDHPSMHSEALIRRAINANLRLGSTVHASRLLKFAANEDQPESMRAEACDAIAAWMSPPVLDRVDGRHRQVAEREPIERTELGDVLVKLIQDAPATVRVAAAKAAGEMNVTLSAGAMEALANDSASPTGLRLEAVQMIGNADSVRLDSDEKTRLLAALSVDREASIAGLALRLYAKAAPQKALPLLQERLQDGKRSVQQIAIEEIASLGTDDADQVLSKLGNRLRDGELETGLSLDVYNALMRRSSMSAHLASLLDQVNKIESLASLQTTKHRQFALARDGGDVATGERIFRTDLRAQCSRCHRIGKSGSNIGPELSKIAKKRDADYLLRAVVYPSADIEAKYNVQTVLLADGNVVQGVLKSEDDDFLVLLDANGKELKLPQEEIEQVAEKKVSLMPDMTAVLSADEVRDLVAYLRSLR